One Triticum dicoccoides isolate Atlit2015 ecotype Zavitan chromosome 4B, WEW_v2.0, whole genome shotgun sequence genomic window carries:
- the LOC119295738 gene encoding uncharacterized protein LOC119295738 isoform X1 produces MFVQCFFSGYWFPLKQMNYIVTLNCRDKFPQSSLDKSNSTGSPVRQVLPAAMPASWPIEETMHVSCTWWCRLGSGDILVRLYINNSAMTERSSVQNIYAGGGSKIVVEQVKEFSTPASVIHHLLTSSIEVFPPLSPHTQAGRLSTSSSEMRGEALPSPADGLPAHPADSPLTMGRVFMDELDRRLQALLQFRALAPAATAPHLPWLPHHRAISSRRQCCSDLVHGHMLFCLMLYDVRRYT; encoded by the exons ATGTTTGTTCAGTGTTTTTTCAGTGGTTATTGGTTTCCTCTTAAGCAGATGAACTACATTGTCACATTAAACTGCAGGGACAAGTTCCCTCAGTCCTCTCTCGACAAATCCAACAGTACAGGTTCTCCGGTGCGCCAAGTATTGCCGGCGGCGATGCCTGCATCATGGCCCATTGAGGAGACCATGCACGTCAGTT GTACTTGGTGGTGCAGACTTGGTAGCGGTGATATCTTGGTTCGATTATATATCAACAACAGTGCAATGACTGAAAGATCATCAGTTCAAAATATATATGCAGGAG GAGGTTCAAAGATTGTCGTGGAGCAAGTTAAAGAGTTCAGTACACCTGCGTCAGTCATCCATCATCTTCTGACATCTAGTATCGAAGTCTTTCCCCCCCTCTCGCCGCACACACAGGCCGGGCGGTTGAGCACCTCCTCAAGTGAGATGCGCGGTGAGGCCCTACCATCTCCCGCTGATGGCTTGCCGGCACACCCTGCAGATTCACCTCTCACCATGGGCAGAGTCTTCATGGATGAACTAGATCGTCGCCTACAAGCTCTGCTCCAG TTCAGAGCACTGGCTCCGGCAGCCACAGCGCCCCATCTCCCCTGGCTCCCACACCACCGCGCCATCTCCTCCCGGCGGCAATGCTGTAGCGATCTTGTCCACGGCCACATGTTGTTCTGTTTAATGTTGTATGATGTTCGTAGATACACGTAA
- the LOC119295738 gene encoding uncharacterized protein LOC119295738 isoform X2 yields MFVQCFFSGYWFPLKQMNYIVTLNCRDKFPQSSLDKSNSTGSPVRQVLPAAMPASWPIEETMHVSCTWWCRLGSGDILVRLYINNSAMTERSSVQNIYAGGGSKIVVEQVKEFSTPASVIHHLLTSSIEVFPPLSPHTQAGRLSTSSSEMRGEALPSPADGLPAHPADSPLTMGRVFMDELDRRLQALLQVARRSYRRKVCMIVELCMCYVMSAVSV; encoded by the exons ATGTTTGTTCAGTGTTTTTTCAGTGGTTATTGGTTTCCTCTTAAGCAGATGAACTACATTGTCACATTAAACTGCAGGGACAAGTTCCCTCAGTCCTCTCTCGACAAATCCAACAGTACAGGTTCTCCGGTGCGCCAAGTATTGCCGGCGGCGATGCCTGCATCATGGCCCATTGAGGAGACCATGCACGTCAGTT GTACTTGGTGGTGCAGACTTGGTAGCGGTGATATCTTGGTTCGATTATATATCAACAACAGTGCAATGACTGAAAGATCATCAGTTCAAAATATATATGCAGGAG GAGGTTCAAAGATTGTCGTGGAGCAAGTTAAAGAGTTCAGTACACCTGCGTCAGTCATCCATCATCTTCTGACATCTAGTATCGAAGTCTTTCCCCCCCTCTCGCCGCACACACAGGCCGGGCGGTTGAGCACCTCCTCAAGTGAGATGCGCGGTGAGGCCCTACCATCTCCCGCTGATGGCTTGCCGGCACACCCTGCAGATTCACCTCTCACCATGGGCAGAGTCTTCATGGATGAACTAGATCGTCGCCTACAAGCTCTGCTCCAG GTAGCGAGGAGAAGCTACAGGAGAAAAGTGTGTATGATCGTGGAGCTGTGCATGTGTTATGTAATGTCTGCTGTAAGTGTGTGA